ACGGTTGGTTCTGGGTCTGTCCCAATGGAGGTGACGCCTGCAAGTATAAGCACAGTTTGCCCCCTGGGTATGTTGCGCCGTTGTCTTCACACTGTTTTTTGATTGATACTGATTGACCTCAACAGATTCGTCCTGAAGACGAAGGAGCAGCGTGCGGCTGAGAAGGCCCTGATGGACAAGTCTCCACTCAACACCTTGACACTAGAGGACTGGCTCGAAAGTGAACGACACAAGCTCACGGGCAACCTGACACCGGTCACCCCTCAAACATTCGCCGAGTGGAAGAAGCAGCGTCTCGACAAGAAGCAAGCCGAAGAACAAGCccgcaaggccaaggaagccACTGGACGAACATTGTTTGAGAGCGGTAACTGGCGTGCCGAGGATGAGAGCAGCGACGAGGAGGGTGACGACGACGATACCTTCAACCTGGCTGCCCTCCGCAGGGAGACGGAGAGGATCCGGgaacagaaggaagaagagcgactGGCGAGGCTGCATGGGGCACCGGTACCGATTTCGAACGACGAAACCATTGCACAGGAGGGTGAGGGCTGAGCGTGTGCGATACCCCCAAGAAACTGCGACTCCTGGGCTTTCGGGCAGCGCTCCCTCCCTGGTATCGGTGAACCAGGCCTTTGTCCGGGCCCGCAGTGTTGAACTCCTGGATGATAGATACAGTGTTGTTTATTACCGAGTAATCACTTGTCTTGGTCTCCTCGACTGAGGGCTGCGGTTAACGTGTGACGTTTTGTGTGTCATCTTTGATCGTGAACTCCGGCCCAGTTGGATTCATGTCCAAAGGTTCTAGAAGACAACAGCCGCGTACACAAGATTGAGATAGATCGAGTGTCGTGCATTCGTGGCGGAGTGAAGGACACCATTTGTTATGCCAGATTTTGTACGTAAAAAAGAACGTTCGTTGCTATAATGAACTTAgcgttttttcttttctttttctgtcctTTGAGGTACAATGATTTATGCACTTCTTGATGTTAGACTGGAAAGTGTCCCTGCGGTCCTATAGAGTTGGGATCTTTAGATGTTGTATACAGCAAAAGTCCTATCCAAACCAAACATATTTACAATCAACTTAAACACATCCATGACATCTACAACGAAGCTCTCTCGCCAACCAACTTATTACCCACCATCAACTTGACAACATCCCCCGCCACTCCGTACGACAACTCAAAGCCTCTCCCCCCAGCCCCATAAGCATGGACCACAAACCGACCTTCTccaaccttctccacctcaATCCTCATCCCACCCTCTCTAGCCGGTCTCCTACCTACAATATCCCGAATCACATCAAACTTCCCCTCACTCCCCGGCTCAAACGGGAACCACTTGGCCGCATTGGCAAGCAACTTCTCCCTCGTCTCCACCGACGGATTGGGATCATAGTCGCGCGGCTGCTTCGTACCCCCAATAATGGTGCCCCCGGACAAGGGACGCGGGATACAGAAGGACCAAGACCCATCGGAATTCTGCCTCGTCACAGTCTGACTGCAAGGATTCCGCACGAGACACGTTTGCCCTAGACACATCGTTAACACACCACATAACAACATGTAAACCCAGATAACAAAAGACCAGGAtagtgaagaaaaagagagagtGAAAACAAACCCCGAATAATAAACGACCTCTCatccccaaaccccaatgCCGAACAATTAACCACCGTCCTCACATTCGGCGCTAAATAAAACGCCTCCCTCGGATCCGTGACTGTATATTCCCTCGTAACCCCACCACCAAGCACAAACTTCCTTAGAAGATACGCACAATACACCGGCGAATTAATCACCGCAGTTTCATATCGAGCTCCCCATTTCACCCCCTCGGGACATTCGTCTTTCCCTAGGATCCTGAACCCATCAAGATGACCGTAGCATTCTTTGATACTCCTTTCGTCGAGATATTCGGAAGGTGGGTTCTCGAGGTGTTCGATTCCTTCTATGATTGCTACGCCCGAGGAGGGGTCGCTTTTTGCCAATTGCTTGAGGTAGCTGTAGGTTTGTTTGGCTTGGGTTTCTTCGCGGAGGGCTTGCGGTGTTGAACCGGGGACCGGGCGGTAGTGGGCGCCGGCCCACGGGGAGGCGTAGTTTAGGGATGTGGTGTTGGGGAAGTCGCGGGCTATGAGCTGGATGGTTTGGTTGCGGTGGAGGGTTTCTTGGATGCGGAGGGCGGTTGTGAGGCCGATTACTCCGGCGCTTTTTTGGAGTTAGTTTTGGAGGTTGAATTTGATGATTGGGGATATAAGGGTGGCATGACGTACCCGATTACTACGattgtttctttctcgggCATTTTGTTTTTGGGTTGGTTCAGATTGTGTTGTCAATTCAATTGAGAGATGTATATAAATGGGTCATGGATGAAGGGTAAGGCTGACCCCGCATGTAGGTTTATGGGGTATTTATTTCATGTTTAATGTAGTCTAGTACTTGGAGAAAATGCCGCAGTTGAGTCATCTTGCTTGCTTATCTATACCATCTCCACTCTTCGTATACCAATGGTATCAAAGTATTATCATTGAAGTCGTATACAGCCCTGCTAGTTACATCTAGTGTTCTCCGTAGCTGTGTCCTGAAACCGCTCCTCCGCAGAAATCCAAGCGAGTCCGCGGCGGTATTGGATTGATGATGGATTCCTCCGATAAAGATCTGCCGGTATCGCAGTATTGGGGTCGGATTTGCAATATCCTTGTCCAACCGTCCCAATCAGATGTGGATTCCGTAGTTGTCAACACGAGATATTCTATATCCTTGCACACGCTCACTCAAAGTGGTCGGGCAATCTCTCAATGACGTATTTCGCTCTTGCGACCTTCATGATCGGCACACCGGGAATCTTGCGAATACGGCGAACCAGGTCCTTATCGTTCGTCGCCACAATGTAGATTCTGTGTTTTGTAATCTTCGACCAAATTAGACCATGTCATCCCATAGCTTTCGAACTCTCAAAAACTCACCCGATCAACTAAACAGTCATCAGCATAGGTACCGGGGTGATCACACCGCACGCGCGCCCATCTCGGATCCTTAGCCACCCTCAACGCCAACCGGAACTTATCACCCAACTTTTCCAATTCCGCAATAGTACAATCCGTAAACGTCGGGATACACTTCGCATATAACCTGTTGACAATCAGCCATCGCCACCCCACCACCCAATAGCATATCCACTCACAGGTCCATCATAGACTTCAGCATATCCGTCTTCGCGCGAATAGAGTGGGAGACAAAGTTGGTATCCACCAGCACATGGTAAGGAGGTCCGAGGGCCGTGTTGGCGGCGAAGAACATATTCGACGGAGCCTGGGGAATCGCCCGGACTACCTCGTCGCCCTTGGCCTTGTCTTGTTTCGGGGCGTTGTTGTCTTTTTTGGCGCGGTCATCGTGCTTTTTGATGGCTCGTTTAACCTGGTTTAATGTCTTGTTAGTTTTTGGAATTCTCCGGTGGTTTGATAAGGCGGTTGGAATTGCGTACCTGGGCGAACTTGCGGGTTTTCTTCTGGACACCCATTTTGTGGGAGGATAATTAATAGAGGTACGGACTGGGGGTATATAGAGGAGGAAGTGCGATCAAATAAGGTATATGTCAATCATTAAATCATTAGCAGTGGGCTGTTGGTTTGATGCTGTCGGCTTTTCACTTTCATCGCTGTTGAAAATGTCGATCGGACCGATGTTTTGCCGGCGTTATCTTATCGGGGTGCTGACACCTTGGGAGTAAGGCATCAAGATTAATCTCTTTACAGTTCCCACGTGATCCTTAAGCTCTCAACCTTTTGCAGGGAGACCGAGTACCTCAGATCCACTCTGACCCGCAGCCACTAAATTCTGCCCCTCTGGCAACTGGTTCCTCGCTAGATTCATGCTAACGCTTTAGTGCCAAATCAGTACTAAATAGGCTGCTGCACGGCATACACTTCACAATGCAGAGCCTCACATCACTTCCCACCGAGATTCTCCACAAGATCATCCGCTTTGCAGAGCCGGAGTCACTCAAGACGCTACGGCAGGTATGCCGCCGATCCCTAGGCGAAATCGTCAAAGAACGCCATTTTGAATCCATTACTGTTTACGCAAAAGAGGAGAGCTGCGACAAATTTACTGACTTTCTTGAAAATGAAGACCGTGATTGTCTACATTTAGTGACGAAAGTGTATCTCGACCTCAGTGCATTTGAAGTCAGTTGCCCTTTTTTATGTTTTAGGAGCGGAAACTAACATCTGCACCCAGTATGATGGCTATCGTGTATACAACTATGGGATCTGGGAGGGGCCTAGGGAGAAGACATTTCGCAGATTGGTAAGGCTGTTTCCTCGTCTTAAGGAACTTCCACGACTCCGGAGCATTGTACTTGGCTTCTACCCCGAGTCTCCTGGCGGTGTTGATGGAGTTTTAGACGTTCCTTACACGCTTGGAATCCGCTCAGCCGCAATCAAAGAGTTCCTGTCGGCGATCACAACACTGCCTCAAGTGCCACAGGAACTCGCATTTCGAGAGCTGCTGAATGTGAATGAAAGCAATCAGGACgaggtggagaagattgagaaggtCCTACAAAATTTGCGTTCGCTCCGTCTGAACATCACTAACCCGCACAATTGGGGAGACCCAGAAACTACCTTACACGTTCGTACTTACTTCTCAACGCTAACTACTATAAGCTAATCTGCTGGAAATAGCACGATGACATGCACACTTTCTTTTCGACACTACCATCCTTCTGGCTGAAGCCCGCTCTCCAGATTTTAGAACACCTCACCATTTACTCTAATGTCTATTTTGGCTACTACCCAAGTTGGATCTCCGTGGTGTACATTTCCCGCGACTCAGGACTCTGGCACTTGGAAAGTATGCTTTCGTCCACGACTCCCAGCTAGACTGGATCCTCAGTCACCGCGGCACTCTCACAGAACTCTACCTCGACGACTGCACCATCCTCTGGGCAGTAGCACCTTCCAATAAAGAAAGGACCTACCTGGGTGAGGATAGTTACACCACCCATCCTAATTTGGTGGGAAGAGGCTACGCAACATACGACACACGCTGGCACCATTATTTCCAATCTTTCCATGAACTGCGGCACCTCCGGCACTTCCGATACGGACGTTCTGAGTATTGGCGGGGAAATACCATCCCATTCGAGCGCGAGACCGAAATCATCATCGGTATGCATGAAGAAAGCTACCTGACCTTTAGTGACTCTTATGCGCAGGAATTATCCTATGATTATGGCGCCTGGCTCAGGATCAAGTGGGAGGAAGGGGGGCCTCTGCCATGGATAGAGGAGGATCAGACGAGCCTGGAGGAACTCCTTGCGAAAATTGGTCAGAGATACGTGATAGATGAGGCGACAGAGCATCAAATAGCTCTTGCGCGGGAGCTCAGACGACCGAGAGCCGCTGTTGCACCTATCGACGAGTAGGCGATGTATTTTCCACACTCCGACCGGACTACTGAGCTCTGAATGAACCTGGCTACGAATATTGTACTTTggacatgtacatacacatcTCCCATATCCACGTAATGTATTTTCAAATAGGATACCCTGTACCAGGGAAGAACCCCCCTTGTTCCTGCGAGATCTACGTACAACTCCAAGTTCCGAGTTCGACGTCTCGGACATATCCCGGAACAATCCAGACCAATTACCAGCACAGCCTTCATCAAGTAAGACCAAATTCACAACTCATGAACCCACTTTAAGATTCACCCAGTTCCGACTGAATGCGTCATCGTGTTCGTGGAATATCAGGAAGATCACGGCATTCATGAACCAGTCTCCAGCCAAGCCCGAGAATCCGCGTACATGGACAAGGAATACCCCCCTTACCAATCGGATTGTTTCTCTCCCGTGCCGGAACCTATGCCCTACTTCCTAGTTGTACGAGGGCTGTGTTTCCCCGGAGAACCCAACCAGGAGCTCATGCCTCTGTTCATGGAAGAATTGTCTGGATTTAGTTACGTAAATATTTCTCAGATACAGCTTGGAGGTGTGTAGTAGAGTGTTAAGAGTCTCTAATTGGAGCTTTTGGCGTGGGAACTTCTGTTCTGTGGCGAGCTTTGGGTTCTGAGGATGGGGTATGGTTCGATACTTTGTGATACTAGAGGTTATATCTGCACCATATAATATCGATAAAATGTGATGTTAGATGAGCTGTCCCTGTCAGAAATAGAAAGACAGCTTAGCTCCgaaaatgaatatattccCCGAAGGGTGGCCAACACTGACCTGCATTGCGTAAGATACCGATCTGGACCAACAACATGCATCCATCATGTCCAACACGTTCGAACTGAAAGCTACCCAGCAATGTACAGGGGAACCTCTCCTCTACAAATCACAAGATACTCCATTGCGAAAATAGCTACCCTCGAACGCGTAATCGAGACACCGGAGCTCTACGAGCTATCCAGCAGCTCCCTGACAAGGCCAGAACACATACACTCGAGCTCGAAGATAAATAGCCCTCTTCTTGCCCCTCAAACTGAGTCTActtccaacaacaacatccccatcctcatcctcatcctcagccTCTCTAACACCCCCCAAGAAGCAACTCCGATCAATCCCTCCGGATTGTCCCCAAGATGAAGCTTCCCGCCTCCCtgattctccttctccttggtgGTGCTATTGCGGCTCCTACTGTAAGTTACTCCTTCCCCtacttaattatatattatatgGCTATCTAACTCTACGATAGGACCTCGGAGGCAAAGAACCCGAGTACGAAGTCTGCCAGCTCCCCTCGGACCACAAGGGCAAAGTCCATCTCGGCGAAGATGGCGTCCTCCGGGAATTCGACCTCGAGAAAAAGGTCACCGCCTTCTGGCCTCTCAGCCCCAAGCAGATCAAGGAGTTCCATGACCGCTTCCCCAAGGAGGAGCGCGAGAAGCTGCAAAAAGCGTTTGAGGGTGTTGATGGCTGGAATGTGAAGGATGTCGAGAAACTTCTCTATCCCGATGAGAAGTACTGGCCTAAgtttgaggaagaggaagaggagaagaaggagaagaaagagaaatatcGACGTGGAGATGGGGGATGGTGGGAGAAGGATGAACATGAGAAAGAGGGACATGAGAAGGAGGGCCATGAAAAGGAGGAtcatgagaaggagaagtggaggaaggaggaggaagaaaaagaaagggagaaacatgagaatgatgagaaggagaaatatgaaaaagagaagcatGAGAAgtatgagaaggatgagaaagagaagtgggagaaagaaaagcatgaagagggagagaaggaaaaggagggacatggaaaggaaaattgggagaaagagaaggcacacaaggaaaagaaggaacgaGAGAGGctagagaaggagaagtatgagaaggagaaggcagaaaaggaaagacaaaagcacgagaaggaagaggcaGAAGAGAGACACAGACAAGAGGagcagagagagagagaaagggcGAAgcatgagaaggaagagaaggagcaCAAGGGGTTCGAAAAGGACGAGATAGAAAGACAGAGGGAGGAGATTGAAAGACAAAAGcacgagaaggaagagaaggagaaatggggaaaagaaaagcatgaaAAGGagtatgagaaggaggagtatggaaaggaggagaagaaggagcatgAAGAGAAGCCAGGATGGCCCCAATGGCCCAAGTGGCccaagaaggaagagcatgAGAAGGAgcatgagaaggaaaaggattACTAGAAGCATGGTGAGTGAGAAAAGCAGGGCTGCCATTCCGGTGCAAAGTCTTGAGGTTATGAAAAAGAGGCTCTGTCATTACTGAGTGATGCTTACAGTCCTTGAGAATAGTTTGAGACCTCCTTGTGCCTCTTGTGAAGTGTGATTTGGCTTAATGGGCAAAAGAAATTGGTCAATTTGTGGGAGCTTATGACTTTCGGTTTTTCTTCAATTCGTTCGCTTGGTCACTCATTTGGCTTTGTGCCTTTTTGTTCGGAATCTTGTCAACTACAATTCCCACGCTCCTAATAGGTTTCTTGAGCGCTATTGAATCTAGTTTATCTTCTCTCCCAAAATATGATCTGTTACCTTGGTATCTAACATATCATTCGTGGTATATAAGAAGCAATGCAGGAGCCATGGTCTGCCGTTCATGAGATCAATATGTTCGCCTCTTCAAGATTCCGCCTAGCGGTTTCAGGGAGTCGCATCGAAACCCACAATAAGCCCAGTATTGTAACCGCCGCAAAGAGCCAGAATGTTCCCTCCGGCCGCAGTCCATCCTCTAGCAACATGGACGGAACAGCCTAAGCTTTCGTCAGCCATCTAGATGCGGTTCCGATGTTGAAGAACTGTACCTTAGATAAGCCATATCGATTGGCGAAATGGAAGCACATGAGTACACTGGACCCTACTGTCCTTACGGATAGGGGGAAAATCTCCGCGTTTATGAGATACTGAATCGAGTTCCATCCAAGGGCCCAGCCCACCCCCGTGAGATAGAGACAGATGATGGCAACAATGACTGCATCGTGCTCTGCTTTTGAGTGGATGGGATGGGTGGATGGCAGTGCCACAGTTAGATAGATGGCAATGTAAAGCATAGCGATAAATTGAATGATGATTCCTGTAATCAGAGGGCGTTTCCGCCCTGTGTAATCAATCAGAAATACCGTGCAGATAAGCGATGCGACAAACTTGACGGCGCCTAAAATGGCGGTGCACAGGAGCTTCTGGGACTGGCCTGTCTCCCCGAGAAGTGAGAAGAGCTTCGGGGCATAAGCTGCATGATCGTTGGTTATTGTTCATTTCTAACTCTCGGGACTTAACACTCACTGGTAACGGAAGTGGCACCGGACCACTGGCTTAGGAGCTGAGTGATCGCTAAAAATGCCAATCTCGATGGGTTAGATTTGTCTGTGACAAGTTGCTTTAGAGCCCTCCCCAAGCACTGGATGCTTGTCCCTGCTGGTGTGTCTCCCAGTTGATTAAGAATACCTTCGAATTCCCTCTGAATGCGTGGGTCGTGTATTGGTAAATTCCACAACCGACTTAAAGCCCGGGTACCCTCGGCAAAGCGTCCGGCTTTGCATAGATATCGGGGACTCTCCTCACAGGAAAATGATGAAAGCAGAAGAATGCCAGCAACCATTATCTGGACAGACTGTGGGATTATCCATTGCTTTGAGCTGTTGTTGGAGATGTGCATGGTCGTTCCCCAGCTTGAGAAATACTAGAGTGATCACGTTAGTCACCGTGGTCTCCGTCGCAGGTGGTAGGTGGATGCTAACTCCTATCATGATTCCCATGTACTCAGACGTAGCAAATGTGCCGACCATGAGTCCGCGGAGCGTCGGTGTAGCCACCTCAGAGAGATAGATGGGTACGACGACCCCGGCTTGTCCAATCCCTAACCCCATGATGAAGCGACCAGCATAGACCTGACCAATACTCCCCGCAGCTGTAATAACAATAATTACTCCAGCTGCCCACATAACACACAGCTGCCTCATTGTCCACAGTATTCCGACGTGCTCACACATAATGAAGGCAAATATTGCTCCAGGAATACTTCCGATATGAACCATGGAGGTTATGTTGGAGAGCCGGTTGGCTTTCTCCGATGCACTGAGGTCGGCATCCTCAAGGTGGAACTCATGAATAAAGGACGGCTGAGCAACTGTGGTCGAGATGAGGCCCTCATCCAGCCCTGGATATTGTCAAACAGGTCTCTTTAGAGAACAACTATGTAGCCTACCTCGAGCCATCCCAAGGAGTCCGAAGGAAAAAACCGCACATAACAGCTTCGCCGTCAATGTTCGAAGATAACCGATCTGCTTCATCTTGACGGTGATCGAACAATTTCGTTCTTTCTACACTTCCCCTACGCCAAGTTTATAAGCCAAGGCAACGCTAAAGCTTTCATAATAATTTGCGCAGGAGAAGTGGAGCCAAGGGGGGCCCGTGTCAGCCCTACAGTAGGGCTGAGTGGGAATGCTGTCAGGGGCATCAGATATGATAGGACAGCCCCTTGGCATTAAATATCGCtaactaataaattatttatcatTGGTCCAGCTCGTCATCCTCCAGGTTCTCAGTCGATTGCCCCCGCCAAATCAGCCAGGCAACAGCGATAAACGCCTTGCACAAAACTGCCGTCCAAAATGCCCCCATTAGCCCAACCGGGCTCTTGGCCCACAAACCCCCCAGCATCGTCCCAAACAGGAGACACACCACTGCCCCGCCACGTCGCCTGTTTTCCACTCCATGTAACATCGACAAAGGAGGAAGCTCCGGACTGGAGAATAAGTCGCAGTACACACTCGTCAACACCACGCTAGTCAGACCATTGAACTGCAGGGCACGGCTCGTCACTGCCTGGCCACTGCTCTGAAAAGCGACCAGCATTAAGGGAACAATCACTTTCCAGGTTAGAGGGGAATCCCTAGAAGTTTGATGGGTAGTCACAATCGTAGCAGCCGCCGCTACGCAGAGCATCTGGATGGTAAAGGAAAGGCACAGCACCCAGCGCCTGCGGGGAGAGAACCGTCGGTGAAAAGAGGCAAAGCTGAAGGAGCCCACACAAAAGCTGGCGATCGAGGTTAATGCTCTGAGCCAGCGAGTGCTCTCGTCGACTCCCATGAGGCCGAGGCCTAGATAGACGGTGTTGCCGGTCTGCATGCTCACGAATGAGCCCCAGACAAAGACGGCGGAGCTGTCGAGTAGCCCAGTGATCACGTAGCAAAACAGCAGAATAAGGTCCCCATGGTTAGGATTAATGTCCGAGGTGAGATGGCTGATAAGCCTGTGGCGACAATACTTCTGTAGTGGAGTACTAGAATCGTCATCGTTTCCTAGTAGCCGGTCGGTTTCGCGTGGAGTGTGGGAAGTCATCGAGAATCAGACAGGGGGATCTTTGGTGGAAAACCAGCACAATTGACAACAAGGTATTAATTATCCTGCGCATCCGGGTTTCCGATTTTGTTCGCTTGGTTG
This DNA window, taken from Aspergillus flavus chromosome 5, complete sequence, encodes the following:
- a CDS encoding putative immunoglobulin G-binding protein H precursor produces the protein MKLPASLILLLLGGAIAAPTDLGGKEPEYEVCQLPSDHKGKVHLGEDGVLREFDLEKKVTAFWPLSPKQIKEFHDRFPKEEREKLQKAFEGVDGWNVKDVEKLLYPDEKYWPKFEEEEEEKKEKKEKYRRGDGGWWEKDEHEKEGHEKEGHEKEDHEKEKWRKEEEEKEREKHENDEKEKYEKEKHEKYEKDEKEKWEKEKHEEGEKEKEGHGKENWEKEKAHKEKKERERLEKEKYEKEKAEKERQKHEKEEAEERHRQEEQRERERAKHEKEEKEHKGFEKDEIERQREEIERQKHEKEEKEKWGKEKHEKEYEKEEYGKEEKKEHEEKPGWPQWPKWPKKEEHEKEHEKEKDY
- a CDS encoding general substrate transporter, coding for MKQIGYLRTLTAKLLCAVFSFGLLGMARGLDEGLISTTVAQPSFIHEFHLEDADLSASEKANRLSNITSMVHIGSIPGAIFAFIMCEHVGILWTMRQLCVMWAAGVIIVITAAGSIGQVYAGRFIMGLGIGQAGVVVPIYLSEVATPTLRGLMVGTFATSEYMGIMIGYFSSWGTTMHISNNSSKQWIIPQSVQIMVAGILLLSSFSCEESPRYLCKAGRFAEGTRALSRLWNLPIHDPRIQREFEGILNQLGDTPAGTSIQCLGRALKQLVTDKSNPSRLAFLAITQLLSQWSGATSVTTYAPKLFSLLGETGQSQKLLCTAILGAVKFVASLICTVFLIDYTGRKRPLITGIIIQFIAMLYIAIYLTVALPSTHPIHSKAEHDAVIVAIICLYLTGVGWALGWNSIQYLINAEIFPLSVRTVGSSVLMCFHFANRYGLSKAVPSMLLEDGLRPEGTFWLFAAVTILGLLWVSMRLPETARRNLEEANILIS
- a CDS encoding rRNA-processing protein fcf1 → MGVQKKTRKFAQVKRAIKKHDDRAKKDNNAPKQDKAKGDEVVRAIPQAPSNMFFAANTALGPPYHVLVDTNFVSHSIRAKTDMLKSMMDLLYAKCIPTFTDCTIAELEKLGDKFRLALRVAKDPRWARVRCDHPGTYADDCLVDRITKHRIYIVATNDKDLVRRIRKIPGVPIMKVARAKYVIERLPDHFE
- a CDS encoding FAD dependent oxidoreductase superfamily (unnamed protein product), whose product is MPEKETIVVIGAGVIGLTTALRIQETLHRNQTIQLIARDFPNTTSLNYASPWAGAHYRPVPGSTPQALREETQAKQTYSYLKQLAKSDPSSGVAIIEGIEHLENPPSEYLDERSIKECYGHLDGFRILGKDECPEGVKWGARYETAVINSPVYCAYLLRKFVLGGGVTREYTVTDPREAFYLAPNVRTVVNCSALGFGDERSFIIRGQTCLVRNPCSQTVTRQNSDGSWSFCIPRPLSGGTIIGGTKQPRDYDPNPSVETREKLLANAAKWFPFEPGSEGKFDVIRDIVGRRPAREGGMRIEVEKVGEGRFVVHAYGAGGRGFELSYGVAGDVVKLMVGNKLVGERASL
- a CDS encoding uncharacterized protein (of unknown function-domain containing protein); protein product: MTSHTPRETDRLLGNDDDSSTPLQKYCRHRLISHLTSDINPNHGDLILLFCYVITGLLDSSAVFVWGSFVSMQTGNTVYLGLGLMGVDESTRWLRALTSIASFCVGSFSFASFHRRFSPRRRWVLCLSFTIQMLCVAAAATIVTTHQTSRDSPLTWKVIVPLMLVAFQSSGQAVTSRALQFNGLTSVVLTSVYCDLFSSPELPPLSMLHGVENRRRGGAVVCLLFGTMLGGLWAKSPVGLMGAFWTAVLCKAFIAVAWLIWRGQSTENLEDDELDQ